The following are encoded together in the Thermodesulfovibrionales bacterium genome:
- a CDS encoding DUF72 domain-containing protein, translated as MIKVGCCGFPVSRKRYFESFKVVELQETFYQMPEPALAEKWRRDAPEDFEFTLKAWQLITHEPKSPTYRRLKIEIPEKKKQYYGSFKPTDEVMTAWQKTLEIAKILKAEVIVFQCPASFIPSEENKNNMKRFFKNIISTNFILAWEPRGQWSSNEIKTICEELNLVHTVDPFRERSLYGNITYYRLHGIEGLRYKYTEQDLKRLYTLCSEDKTYYVMFNNINMFEDALRFKYIAEGIWGIESLP; from the coding sequence ATGATCAAGGTCGGATGTTGTGGTTTTCCTGTATCAAGGAAAAGATATTTTGAATCCTTTAAGGTAGTAGAACTTCAGGAGACCTTTTACCAGATGCCAGAACCAGCTCTTGCGGAAAAGTGGAGAAGAGATGCTCCAGAGGATTTTGAATTTACACTCAAGGCATGGCAGCTAATAACCCATGAACCCAAAAGCCCTACATACAGAAGATTGAAAATAGAGATACCTGAAAAGAAAAAGCAATACTATGGCTCTTTCAAACCTACTGATGAGGTCATGACTGCCTGGCAAAAGACGCTGGAGATAGCAAAGATTCTCAAAGCAGAGGTGATAGTATTCCAGTGCCCGGCCAGTTTCATTCCATCAGAGGAAAATAAAAATAACATGAAAAGATTTTTTAAAAATATCATAAGCACTAATTTTATACTTGCCTGGGAACCAAGGGGGCAGTGGAGCTCTAATGAGATAAAGACCATCTGTGAGGAACTAAATCTTGTCCACACTGTAGATCCCTTTAGGGAGAGATCCCTTTACGGCAATATCACCTATTATAGACTTCACGGCATAGAAGGTCTGAGATATAAATATACAGAGCAGGACCTCAAAAGGCTTTATACACTCTGCTCTGAAGATAAGACTTATTATGTGATGTTTAACAACATTAATATGTTTGAGGATGCCCTGCGTTTTAAATATATTGCTGAGGGAATTTGGGGGATCGAATCTTTACCTTAA
- a CDS encoding Uma2 family endonuclease, translating into MKISQKLLPQYKYDDYKHWEGDWELINGIPFAMAPSPLSIHQYAVTQLIIQIGQQLERCPHKCYIFSVLDWIIQEDTVVRPDLVVICSKVEDYIKITPEVIFEVVPKQTALKDEKIKKELYESEGVPYYVLIYPEFKKVRIFKIKDGKYSKVADCVNESFEFEMKCRFTVDFKKVWLR; encoded by the coding sequence ATGAAAATAAGTCAGAAGTTATTGCCTCAATACAAATATGATGATTACAAACACTGGGAGGGTGACTGGGAGCTTATAAATGGAATACCCTTTGCGATGGCACCATCTCCTCTGTCCATCCATCAGTATGCAGTTACTCAGTTGATAATTCAAATAGGACAGCAATTAGAAAGATGTCCTCATAAATGTTATATCTTTTCTGTACTTGACTGGATTATTCAAGAGGATACAGTTGTAAGACCTGATCTTGTAGTGATATGCAGTAAGGTTGAAGATTATATTAAGATCACGCCAGAGGTAATCTTTGAAGTTGTCCCAAAACAGACCGCCTTAAAGGACGAAAAAATAAAAAAGGAACTCTACGAATCTGAAGGAGTACCTTATTATGTACTTATCTATCCTGAATTTAAAAAGGTCAGGATATTTAAGATTAAAGATGGAAAGTACAGTAAAGTTGCAGATTGTGTGAATGAAAGTTTTGAATTTGAGATGAAATGTAGATTTACGGTTGATTTCAAAAAGGTATGGTTAAGGTAA
- a CDS encoding tetratricopeptide repeat protein: protein MSGLNPTGFNSFFITFSPEYFPFIKGIQEYVPPFENISKIKLMRPDYGHLILLFLCAFVLILRNLRFDFSYFLILLFLGIVSLKAMRFSIYFSLIGSLIFAIEFNRWLSSIEDKVTLLKKKKTFLDVALISAILLSISLFVIGFGKIRFSFKYLWIPDVSVAGAAEFIKQNNLKNNMLNSYASGGYLSWRLYPEYKTFIDSRGLNLTVMAEYGWIFEGLDSLYKSALPKDKIPLWKRLLDYYKINFIIFELDTFGTVPKLFFKLMQEENWIPVYIDLRSVIFVRNIPEHKKVIDKHKKSFDELVNYLIVKTTVGAMNHEYNPRYLMSLGEIFTKLNRLDDAIKAYKYALKRMPDNEVIKKKIEELEKKKEVER, encoded by the coding sequence GTGTCCGGATTAAATCCAACTGGTTTCAATAGTTTTTTTATAACCTTTTCTCCTGAGTATTTTCCCTTTATTAAGGGTATTCAGGAATACGTTCCTCCATTTGAAAATATATCAAAAATTAAACTTATGAGGCCAGATTATGGTCATTTAATATTGCTTTTTCTTTGTGCCTTTGTATTAATTCTCAGGAATTTAAGATTTGATTTTTCTTATTTTTTAATACTTCTTTTTTTAGGCATAGTAAGTTTAAAAGCAATGAGATTTTCTATTTATTTTTCTCTAATCGGGTCACTAATATTTGCCATTGAGTTTAATAGATGGTTAAGCTCAATTGAAGATAAAGTAACTTTATTAAAAAAGAAAAAAACTTTTTTAGATGTGGCCCTAATTTCGGCGATTTTGCTTTCTATTAGCCTTTTTGTCATTGGCTTTGGAAAAATCAGATTTTCGTTTAAATATTTGTGGATTCCCGATGTTTCTGTTGCCGGTGCTGCTGAGTTCATTAAGCAGAATAATTTAAAAAATAATATGTTAAATAGTTATGCCTCGGGAGGATACTTAAGCTGGAGACTTTATCCTGAATATAAAACTTTTATTGACTCAAGGGGATTAAATCTTACAGTCATGGCTGAATATGGATGGATTTTTGAAGGTCTTGATTCCCTTTATAAATCAGCCTTACCGAAGGATAAAATACCGCTTTGGAAAAGATTGCTTGACTATTATAAAATCAATTTTATTATTTTTGAGCTTGATACCTTTGGAACAGTTCCTAAACTATTTTTTAAATTAATGCAAGAGGAGAACTGGATTCCAGTATATATAGACTTAAGAAGTGTTATATTTGTGAGAAACATTCCTGAACATAAAAAGGTAATAGATAAGCATAAAAAAAGTTTTGATGAACTTGTAAACTACTTAATTGTCAAGACTACAGTTGGAGCTATGAATCATGAATATAACCCTCGCTATCTTATGAGTCTTGGAGAAATTTTTACGAAACTGAACAGGCTGGACGATGCTATTAAAGCCTATAAATATGCTCTTAAAAGAATGCCTGATAACGAAGTTATAAAAAAGAAGATAGAAGAACTTGAAAAGAAAAAGGAGGTAGAAAGATGA
- a CDS encoding prepilin-type N-terminal cleavage/methylation domain-containing protein has translation MKSKGLTLMELLIVLAILSILAMIGIPAYIGQQKRAARTEAFTNLETLRLLEEQYFADNGVYTGNLGTCAKDRNNIPAIQAVLPGFKPGSNLNFSYCIEANIDINGNTQTPCFRARAFGNTGTRVDGDEFRIDCNNNRNF, from the coding sequence ATGAAGAGCAAAGGACTCACACTTATGGAATTATTAATAGTGCTTGCCATACTTAGCATTCTTGCTATGATAGGAATCCCTGCCTACATTGGCCAGCAGAAGCGTGCTGCGAGGACAGAGGCATTTACAAATCTTGAGACCCTGAGACTTCTTGAAGAGCAGTATTTTGCTGACAATGGAGTGTATACCGGGAATCTTGGAACTTGCGCAAAGGATAGAAACAATATACCTGCTATTCAGGCGGTGTTACCAGGATTTAAACCAGGTAGTAATCTTAACTTCAGTTATTGTATTGAAGCAAATATAGATATCAATGGCAATACCCAGACTCCCTGTTTCAGGGCGAGGGCATTCGGGAATACAGGTACACGCGTGGACGGAGACGAATTCAGGATAGATTGTAATAATAACAGGAATTTTTAA